From Bacillus sp. FSL K6-3431, the proteins below share one genomic window:
- a CDS encoding (Fe-S)-binding protein encodes MDILFWINWIAFLSVTAYAIFLFIYVVKTRITFIKLGKKEVFDNDVKARLKKIGVNVFGQKKLLKDKKSGTIHVMFFYGFILVQFGAIDYIWKGLVPGSHLPLGPLYSGFKFFQEIVTLVILVAVVWAFYRRYVEKLVRLKRGFYAGLVLLFIGGLMLTVLLGNGMSLIWHNEPSTWTEPVAAGIAAAFSWLSPSVAAVIFYIAWWIHLLLLLSFLVYVPQSKHAHLIAGPANAYFEPLDGGRKLKAIDFEDESETYGVGKIEEFTDLQLLDLYACVECGRCTNMCPATGTGKMLSPMDLMIKLRDHLTNHGAAVTQKQPWVPTYAFANTKANQIAKASGGEGTVEAAATLEYHPSMIGEVITEEEIWACTTCRNCEDQCPVMNKHVSQIIDMRRYLVLTEGKMDTDAQRAMQNIERQGNPWGLNRKEKENWREAREDVYVPTVKELKKVGEDFDYLFWVGSMGAFDNRSQKIALSFAKLLNEAGVKFAILGNKEKNSGDTPRRLGNEFLFQELATANITEFEKNDVKRIVTIDPHAYNIFKNEYPDFGLEVEVFHHTELLDQLLKEGRLIPQFVVEEKITFHDSCYLGRYNDVYDPPREILKSIQGVTLVEMERNRETGMCCGAGGGLMWMEEDTGQRVNVARTEQALAVEPSVISSGCPYCLTMLSDGTKAKEMEETVKTYDVAELLEKAVCGDQQSA; translated from the coding sequence ATGGATATATTATTCTGGATTAATTGGATTGCATTTCTCTCTGTAACCGCTTACGCAATCTTTTTATTCATCTATGTAGTAAAGACACGTATCACCTTTATTAAACTTGGGAAAAAAGAAGTGTTCGATAACGATGTGAAAGCGCGCCTTAAAAAAATAGGCGTTAATGTGTTTGGACAGAAAAAGTTACTGAAAGATAAAAAAAGTGGCACCATTCATGTAATGTTTTTTTACGGATTTATTCTCGTCCAGTTTGGTGCGATTGATTACATTTGGAAAGGACTTGTGCCCGGTTCACATTTGCCACTCGGTCCGCTTTATTCCGGATTCAAATTTTTTCAAGAAATTGTTACACTCGTTATTCTTGTCGCCGTCGTATGGGCGTTTTATCGTCGCTATGTGGAAAAGCTTGTTCGATTAAAACGCGGATTTTACGCTGGACTTGTATTGTTGTTTATTGGTGGCTTAATGCTGACGGTTCTGCTCGGGAATGGGATGTCACTTATTTGGCATAATGAACCATCCACGTGGACCGAACCTGTTGCCGCTGGGATCGCTGCAGCATTTAGTTGGTTAAGTCCAAGTGTAGCGGCCGTTATTTTCTACATTGCTTGGTGGATACATCTATTGTTGCTTTTAAGCTTTCTAGTGTATGTACCACAGTCAAAGCATGCCCATTTAATTGCAGGACCTGCAAATGCATACTTTGAGCCACTTGATGGTGGAAGAAAGTTAAAAGCGATAGATTTTGAAGACGAATCTGAAACCTATGGAGTTGGAAAAATAGAAGAATTTACTGATCTACAATTACTGGATCTTTATGCATGTGTGGAATGTGGAAGATGTACGAATATGTGTCCGGCAACAGGTACGGGAAAAATGCTTTCACCAATGGATCTCATGATTAAGCTGCGGGATCATTTAACAAATCACGGTGCCGCAGTAACGCAAAAACAACCATGGGTTCCAACATATGCATTTGCAAACACGAAGGCGAATCAGATAGCGAAAGCAAGTGGTGGGGAAGGTACGGTTGAGGCTGCCGCGACTTTAGAATATCATCCAAGTATGATTGGAGAGGTAATCACGGAAGAGGAAATATGGGCATGTACGACATGTCGTAATTGTGAAGATCAGTGTCCAGTAATGAATAAGCATGTAAGTCAAATTATAGATATGCGCCGCTATCTTGTCTTAACGGAAGGGAAAATGGATACCGATGCTCAACGTGCTATGCAAAATATTGAACGCCAAGGCAATCCATGGGGATTGAATCGTAAGGAAAAAGAAAATTGGCGTGAAGCTCGTGAGGATGTTTATGTCCCAACTGTAAAAGAATTAAAAAAAGTGGGCGAAGATTTTGATTATCTTTTTTGGGTTGGTTCGATGGGTGCATTTGATAATCGCAGTCAAAAAATTGCTCTATCATTTGCAAAACTTCTTAATGAAGCCGGTGTGAAATTTGCGATTCTCGGTAATAAAGAAAAAAATTCAGGTGATACGCCGCGTCGCCTTGGAAATGAGTTTTTATTTCAAGAGCTAGCAACAGCAAACATCACTGAATTCGAGAAAAATGATGTGAAAAGGATCGTGACGATCGATCCTCATGCATATAATATTTTTAAAAATGAATATCCTGACTTTGGTTTGGAAGTAGAAGTATTCCATCATACGGAGCTGCTCGATCAGCTTTTAAAAGAAGGACGCTTGATCCCACAATTTGTGGTAGAAGAAAAAATAACCTTTCACGATTCTTGCTATCTCGGCCGCTATAACGATGTGTATGACCCACCTCGGGAAATTCTTAAGTCAATCCAAGGTGTGACCCTTGTAGAGATGGAACGCAATCGGGAAACCGGTATGTGCTGTGGAGCTGGCGGGGGATTGATGTGGATGGAGGAGGATACTGGTCAGCGTGTGAATGTTGCGAGAACGGAACAGGCTCTTGCAGTTGAACCATCAGTCATCAGTTCAGGTTGTCCGTATTGTCTGACCATGCTCTCAGATGGTACAAAGGCAAAAGAAATGGAAGAAACAGTTAAGACATACGATGTCGCAGAACTCCTCGAGAAAGCGGTATGCGGGGATCAACAATCTGCATAA
- a CDS encoding chondroitinase family polysaccharide lyase produces the protein MKHSYNKQQDPLQTKHRLTYEMKKVINKDSTKSLLRGKPEWFKYHRKRFIAISITVALSTPAVWSIPAAAATETPVLTTSKKTNSNESASSAQLIETEARSMGIPLFTFENGVPKNFKLKGGGHLEVNELHSKDGTQSLKWDYASSSTLTIKEKIGYSPFVPNDRDQSISTFVVWVYNEKPKDESVTFQFGRGNKPDSWFEMNLNFSGWRTAWVSFERDMKGSPHPAMNRLIIKAPKSGEGTLYFDSMMLSTPVDPRHHTPDLQVPFVNPGVMEAANAHWLGLLHYSQQTPPESSEEVTDTDIKAFRTIEDKFTELAFKRKKITDALITDIRTRYESFEIVRDDEVIRGKSLFMPHFDQMPQPLKESFKELNNTADLRAFTDFMQLVTDAYLSTDDMALKNELKSMYVDLSDHFADQGWNYGSAQGTMHHLGYNVRGFYTSTFLMRDVLREANLLDRTQKTLLWLSGAGKMYLPSEQIEGNIDILNTTLNGMLASILIQEDTKDKVRDFESFSSWLSQGLRPANGLDPAFKKDGSAYHHANHYPAYANDAFKGVTPIMYVLSGTHFKVAEDAHQTLKKALLAMRLYSNKTEWLISISGRHPDGKAALVLPPYRYMALAGSPDGEETIDREVAAAYLRLSDNEDATVRQFRALGIEAELAPNGFWAMNYANLGLHRRDDWLVGVKGYSRYLWGNETYENANLYGRYMSYGQMQIMGYDNHMNSGYVHDGWDWNRWPGTTTIHLPFEKLRSDVRNVDRFSGFEEMLLSDETFSGSLSLQGDNGMFAMKLHEHPKYDGTHRARKSYFFFDNRIISLGSDIENMNNEYSTETTLFQNYMPEKTDPTWMSTEDAITEFPYEDRHELSRDAWLIDNKDNGYYVPSGQTIAMKRSEQQSKHQKDGSETTGNFATAWIDHGKAPKDGMYQYAVLVKTNTEEMKDFVDSMESQNAAPYNVLQQDRTAHVVHDHTTGITGYALFEASDAVDQGIVRAVDTPSMVMTRKDGNRIVLSVVDPNLRLYEGIEDDQYDENGVQKEVSIYSRSWRHAESIMRPMKLTIEGEWTTVSADDRIRILSSVNGQTQIEFDSKDAEPIELVLEPKQ, from the coding sequence ATGAAACACTCTTACAACAAGCAACAAGATCCGTTACAAACTAAACATCGCTTAACTTATGAAATGAAAAAGGTGATTAACAAAGATTCGACGAAAAGTTTACTTAGAGGTAAGCCCGAATGGTTCAAGTATCATAGAAAACGATTTATCGCTATATCTATTACAGTAGCCTTGTCTACTCCAGCGGTTTGGTCAATACCTGCAGCGGCTGCAACTGAGACGCCAGTATTAACTACAAGTAAAAAAACTAATTCAAATGAAAGTGCATCTTCCGCACAATTAATTGAAACAGAAGCGAGATCGATGGGCATTCCGCTATTCACTTTTGAAAATGGGGTACCAAAGAATTTTAAATTAAAAGGTGGCGGTCATCTTGAGGTGAACGAACTACATTCAAAGGATGGTACTCAGTCCCTTAAATGGGATTATGCAAGCAGTTCCACTCTAACAATCAAGGAGAAAATTGGTTATAGCCCATTTGTTCCAAATGATCGTGATCAATCAATTAGTACATTTGTTGTATGGGTTTATAATGAAAAACCGAAAGACGAATCCGTTACCTTTCAATTTGGAAGAGGAAATAAACCTGATAGTTGGTTCGAGATGAATCTCAATTTTAGTGGGTGGAGAACAGCTTGGGTATCGTTTGAACGTGATATGAAAGGATCTCCACATCCAGCTATGAATCGATTGATTATAAAAGCACCAAAGTCTGGAGAAGGGACTTTATATTTCGACTCCATGATGTTGTCTACTCCTGTAGACCCTCGACATCATACACCAGATTTACAAGTCCCATTCGTTAATCCAGGAGTGATGGAAGCTGCGAATGCTCACTGGCTCGGTCTGTTGCATTATTCTCAACAGACTCCCCCAGAATCATCGGAGGAAGTAACAGACACAGATATCAAGGCATTTCGAACAATTGAAGATAAATTTACGGAATTGGCTTTTAAACGAAAAAAGATAACTGATGCCCTTATAACCGATATTCGAACTCGTTATGAATCTTTTGAAATTGTACGTGACGATGAAGTGATACGTGGAAAATCACTATTCATGCCTCACTTCGATCAAATGCCGCAGCCTTTAAAGGAATCTTTCAAGGAATTGAATAATACAGCTGATCTTAGAGCTTTTACTGACTTCATGCAATTGGTGACGGATGCGTACCTTTCCACTGATGATATGGCTTTGAAGAATGAGCTGAAGTCTATGTATGTCGATTTATCCGATCATTTCGCCGATCAAGGATGGAATTACGGTAGTGCACAGGGAACAATGCACCATTTAGGCTATAACGTTCGTGGCTTTTATACTTCAACATTCTTGATGCGTGATGTTCTACGAGAGGCCAATCTTCTCGATCGTACGCAAAAAACGCTGTTATGGTTAAGCGGTGCAGGTAAAATGTATTTACCGTCAGAGCAGATCGAAGGTAATATTGATATTTTAAACACGACACTAAACGGCATGTTGGCCAGTATTTTGATACAGGAAGATACAAAGGATAAAGTTAGAGATTTTGAAAGCTTTTCTTCTTGGCTATCGCAAGGACTACGACCAGCCAATGGATTAGATCCTGCATTCAAGAAGGATGGATCTGCATATCATCACGCTAACCATTATCCAGCTTATGCGAATGATGCATTTAAAGGAGTTACTCCCATTATGTATGTGTTATCCGGCACCCATTTCAAGGTAGCAGAAGATGCGCATCAAACTTTGAAAAAAGCACTGCTCGCTATGCGGCTTTATTCTAATAAAACGGAGTGGTTGATTAGCATTTCAGGACGCCATCCTGATGGAAAAGCTGCTCTGGTTCTGCCACCATATCGTTATATGGCTTTGGCAGGATCCCCGGATGGAGAAGAAACGATTGATCGTGAAGTAGCTGCAGCCTATTTGCGGTTATCTGATAACGAGGATGCGACCGTTCGCCAGTTCAGGGCCTTGGGGATCGAAGCGGAACTAGCTCCGAATGGATTTTGGGCAATGAATTATGCCAATCTTGGATTGCATAGACGTGACGATTGGCTAGTTGGTGTCAAAGGATATAGCCGTTATTTATGGGGAAATGAAACTTATGAGAATGCAAACCTGTATGGTCGTTATATGTCTTATGGGCAAATGCAAATTATGGGGTATGACAATCACATGAACAGCGGTTATGTTCATGATGGCTGGGATTGGAACCGTTGGCCAGGTACTACTACAATTCACCTGCCATTTGAAAAGTTACGCTCCGATGTTCGGAATGTGGACCGTTTCAGCGGATTTGAGGAAATGCTTCTGTCTGATGAGACATTTTCGGGAAGCTTAAGTTTACAAGGAGATAATGGGATGTTTGCCATGAAGCTTCATGAACATCCTAAATATGATGGTACTCATCGCGCCCGAAAATCATACTTTTTCTTCGATAACCGAATTATATCATTAGGTTCAGACATAGAAAATATGAATAATGAGTATTCAACGGAGACGACACTTTTCCAAAATTATATGCCTGAAAAAACTGATCCGACATGGATGTCCACAGAAGACGCTATCACTGAATTTCCGTATGAAGATCGTCATGAACTTTCTCGTGACGCATGGCTCATCGACAATAAGGACAACGGTTATTATGTACCATCTGGACAGACAATCGCGATGAAGCGATCTGAGCAGCAGTCGAAACATCAGAAGGATGGGTCAGAAACAACAGGAAATTTTGCAACGGCTTGGATTGATCACGGAAAGGCTCCTAAAGATGGAATGTATCAATATGCTGTATTAGTTAAGACAAATACGGAAGAGATGAAAGACTTTGTGGATTCAATGGAGAGCCAAAACGCCGCTCCATACAATGTATTACAGCAGGACCGAACGGCACATGTCGTACACGACCACACGACTGGTATAACTGGTTATGCCTTATTCGAAGCAAGTGATGCTGTCGATCAAGGGATTGTCCGTGCAGTAGATACTCCGTCCATGGTGATGACTCGCAAAGATGGAAACCGAATTGTCCTGAGCGTAGTAGATCCCAATTTACGTTTATATGAAGGTATCGAGGATGATCAATATGACGAAAATGGTGTTCAAAAAGAAGTAAGTATATATTCCCGCAGTTGGCGACATGCAGAGAGTATTATGCGCCCGATGAAACTAACAATCGAAGGTGAATGGACAACGGTTTCTGCCGATGATCGGATTCGGATTCTATCCTCGGTAAACGGACAAACACAAATAGAATTTGACAGCAAGGACGCCGAACCTATAGAGCTTGTTTTAGAACCTAAACAATAA
- a CDS encoding ABC transporter ATP-binding protein, with protein sequence MLNVKNISGGYPGNSVLNDVSFTVNSGELFGILGPNGSGKTTLLKMISGLLTPEKGEVFIKGQQISSYTAKELARVAAVLPQVSSEVFAYTVKETVSLGRYAHQSGWLHSRHPDDEVLVHEAMAATGVEKFQNKLLQELSGGERQRVFLAQALAQQPEILLLDEPTNHLDLAYQKELMDQLKNWTRERGLTVVSIFHDLNLAGLYCDRLLLLNRGEVEVLGKPQIVLQEDRIRDVYQTKVVEQFHPQVPQPQVVLLPEVSGQQNSDRIIINEQFLTISEDAIELCSPIPMKVMASALVGSGFGWRNRFVNAFSAEALKKVFVEETIAMVAASKKDVFYGTYEGHGFSLFIVVAKGASIDALNTWVFINGIISDDVFIQAISAVGEANALSAVERDQGGVVIAAVQSGISVEGSQLRTMIREGVLEKIQVMDRE encoded by the coding sequence ATGCTGAATGTGAAAAATATTTCAGGGGGGTATCCTGGAAATAGTGTGCTTAATGATGTGTCATTTACAGTTAACAGTGGCGAATTATTTGGTATCCTTGGACCGAATGGTAGTGGAAAGACAACGTTATTAAAGATGATTAGTGGATTGCTAACACCTGAAAAAGGGGAAGTTTTTATAAAAGGTCAGCAAATTAGCTCATATACTGCCAAGGAGCTAGCAAGGGTAGCCGCTGTTTTACCACAAGTCTCCTCTGAGGTTTTCGCCTATACAGTAAAGGAAACTGTCTCACTTGGCCGGTATGCGCATCAAAGTGGCTGGCTACACTCAAGGCATCCAGATGATGAAGTATTAGTTCATGAAGCAATGGCTGCCACTGGAGTAGAAAAGTTTCAGAACAAACTTTTACAAGAGCTATCAGGTGGGGAACGCCAGCGGGTTTTTCTTGCCCAAGCGCTTGCTCAACAGCCGGAAATTCTTTTGCTGGATGAACCGACAAATCACTTAGACCTGGCATATCAAAAGGAATTAATGGATCAATTGAAAAATTGGACTCGGGAGCGAGGACTAACAGTTGTGTCGATTTTCCATGATTTGAATCTAGCTGGATTATATTGTGATAGGCTTCTGCTTTTGAATCGTGGAGAGGTTGAAGTGCTTGGTAAGCCTCAAATCGTTTTACAAGAGGATAGAATTCGTGATGTGTATCAAACAAAAGTTGTAGAGCAATTTCATCCACAAGTGCCCCAACCGCAAGTGGTTTTACTTCCAGAAGTAAGTGGACAACAAAATAGCGATCGAATTATCATTAACGAGCAGTTTCTAACAATTAGTGAAGACGCAATAGAACTCTGTTCACCAATACCAATGAAAGTAATGGCTTCTGCGTTAGTGGGAAGCGGATTTGGTTGGAGAAATCGGTTTGTTAATGCTTTTTCAGCGGAAGCCTTGAAGAAAGTATTTGTAGAAGAAACCATTGCAATGGTAGCAGCTAGTAAGAAAGATGTCTTCTATGGCACGTATGAAGGGCATGGCTTCTCCCTGTTTATAGTTGTTGCGAAAGGTGCTAGTATAGATGCATTAAATACATGGGTATTTATAAATGGAATAATTTCGGATGACGTTTTTATACAAGCTATTTCTGCAGTTGGTGAGGCAAACGCTCTGTCAGCTGTGGAACGTGATCAAGGTGGAGTTGTGATTGCTGCTGTACAAAGTGGGATAAGTGTTGAAGGATCGCAGCTCAGAACGATGATACGCGAAGGTGTACTTGAAAAGATACAAGTAATGGATAGGGAATAA
- a CDS encoding FecCD family ABC transporter permease, whose amino-acid sequence MQKPFTQKFSGNKQVISYVVAGGFLLFTMFLGISIGAVRVPFTDIAFIVGAKVFHLPLSEHIDSMHATIVMNIRLPRVLLAGLVGASLAMAGGAFQGLLRNPLADPYTLGVSSGASVGAVCVLFFQISIQFVGIFTLPLVSITAAFLTIFLVLFFAKSIEPSMKVETIILTGIIFSSFLGALLSLMIALSGEELRQIIGWLLGSVSMRGWSYIQIILPFFLIGGFILMINARELNAMSFGEERAKHLGVSVERRKLAVLAAGSLLTGAAVAVSGTIGFVGLVIPHLVRMIWGPDHKRLLPLSLVVGAGFLILADLVARTIIQPAELPIGVITALIGAPAFAAILVRRRVERRG is encoded by the coding sequence TTGCAAAAGCCATTTACCCAGAAGTTTTCGGGAAATAAACAGGTAATTTCATATGTAGTTGCAGGTGGGTTTTTACTATTTACGATGTTTTTAGGCATTTCAATTGGGGCGGTCCGCGTGCCTTTTACAGACATCGCATTTATTGTTGGAGCAAAGGTTTTCCATTTACCGCTAAGCGAACATATTGATTCGATGCACGCGACCATCGTGATGAATATCCGCCTGCCACGGGTATTACTGGCTGGTCTAGTTGGGGCTTCTCTTGCAATGGCAGGAGGAGCCTTCCAAGGGCTGCTTCGTAATCCGCTCGCAGATCCATATACGCTAGGCGTTTCATCTGGAGCCTCTGTAGGTGCTGTTTGTGTACTGTTTTTTCAAATCAGTATACAGTTTGTAGGGATTTTCACATTGCCTCTTGTTAGTATAACTGCTGCCTTCTTGACTATTTTCCTCGTATTATTTTTTGCTAAAAGCATCGAACCTTCTATGAAAGTGGAAACAATTATTTTAACGGGAATCATTTTTAGTTCTTTTCTAGGTGCATTACTTTCGCTAATGATTGCACTTTCTGGTGAGGAGCTGCGCCAAATCATTGGCTGGCTATTGGGTAGTGTATCGATGAGAGGGTGGAGCTATATCCAGATTATTCTACCTTTCTTTTTAATTGGTGGGTTTATTTTAATGATCAATGCCCGAGAACTGAACGCGATGTCATTTGGAGAAGAGCGGGCGAAGCATCTTGGGGTAAGTGTGGAACGCCGAAAACTCGCAGTACTTGCAGCTGGTTCGTTATTGACAGGTGCCGCTGTGGCTGTATCAGGGACAATTGGCTTTGTTGGCCTTGTCATTCCACACTTAGTACGGATGATTTGGGGACCCGATCATAAACGATTATTACCTTTGTCGCTGGTGGTTGGCGCTGGATTTCTCATCTTAGCTGATCTGGTGGCACGGACAATCATCCAGCCAGCCGAGTTGCCAATTGGTGTGATTACGGCATTAATCGGTGCACCTGCTTTTGCGGCAATTTTAGTGAGAAGACGTGTGGAAAGAAGAGGATAA
- a CDS encoding ABC transporter substrate-binding protein has translation MKKLNALLIAFMLVFLAACGNEAEPTPVENNNESVSDQTDQENASVETFPVTIKDATNKDVVIEKKPEKIVTLMPSNTEIVYALGAGDTVVGVSESDNYPEEVNEIEKVAGMELNIEKIISLEPDVVLAHGSTVSMWESGLKQLEDSGITVLVVNDAQSFEAVYESIEMVAKATGKSEESDQLIDDMKAKLAAIKKQAESISEEDQKTVFVEISPAPEMYASGQNTFMNEMLKVINAQNAVKEDGYPQMNEEAVLVLNPDVIITTYGVENATELVLERKGWQDMTAVKEKQVYEVNEDLVSRSGPRIIEGVEELAKAIYPEVFGK, from the coding sequence GTGAAAAAATTAAATGCACTGCTCATAGCCTTCATGCTCGTTTTTTTAGCAGCATGTGGAAATGAGGCTGAGCCAACACCAGTTGAAAACAATAATGAATCGGTGTCTGATCAAACAGATCAAGAAAACGCATCAGTAGAGACTTTTCCGGTTACGATCAAAGATGCAACAAATAAAGATGTAGTGATTGAGAAAAAGCCAGAAAAGATTGTTACGCTTATGCCAAGTAATACGGAAATTGTCTATGCCCTAGGTGCAGGTGATACAGTTGTAGGGGTTTCTGAATCTGACAATTATCCCGAAGAAGTTAATGAAATAGAAAAAGTAGCAGGTATGGAGTTAAATATCGAAAAAATCATTTCATTAGAGCCTGACGTAGTACTTGCTCATGGTTCAACCGTTTCTATGTGGGAATCTGGGCTGAAACAGCTGGAGGATAGTGGGATAACTGTCCTGGTGGTTAATGATGCACAAAGTTTTGAGGCAGTATATGAATCGATCGAGATGGTTGCAAAAGCAACAGGGAAGTCGGAAGAATCTGATCAATTGATCGATGACATGAAAGCAAAATTGGCTGCAATTAAAAAACAAGCAGAGTCTATTTCTGAAGAAGACCAGAAAACAGTATTTGTAGAAATATCCCCTGCACCTGAAATGTATGCATCGGGACAAAATACATTTATGAATGAAATGCTAAAAGTAATCAATGCACAAAATGCGGTTAAAGAAGACGGTTACCCTCAAATGAATGAAGAAGCAGTGCTTGTGCTAAATCCAGATGTGATCATAACGACATATGGTGTGGAAAATGCAACTGAACTAGTACTGGAACGTAAAGGATGGCAGGATATGACTGCTGTGAAGGAAAAACAAGTATATGAAGTAAATGAAGATCTTGTAAGTCGTTCCGGACCGCGGATTATCGAAGGAGTAGAGGAGCTTGCAAAAGCCATTTACCCAGAAGTTTTCGGGAAATAA
- the cls gene encoding cardiolipin synthase translates to MDWITGICLLLVCIFLYPYLDFSLGRYIHRKRETRRRYPLRKGQLQLITNGADLYKNYFDDLRKSTSTIHILFYIVKDDRFSAAFFDVLKEQAQKGVQVRLLLDWFGSRNVPKKWISEARDLGIKIEFCHRPHFPFYFFTLQQRNHRKITIIDGKIGYLGGYNIGKEYIDLDPKLSPWRDYHIRITGESVADIQQEFLIDWKRATHADVNADPISFSDQPENMEHYLFPSEGIDVEEKLVQLMEKAQKTVIIGTPYFVPPKRLFTAIEAALTRGVSVSVLVPEKSDHPIVKEASFRYLKRVLAGGGTVYQFQHGFFHAKVIVIDGLICDIGTANFDRRSILLNHEINCFIYDRAFIADVEEALAEDIRHSTKLTLEGLKKVRGFARVKAWIGKLVEGLL, encoded by the coding sequence ATGGATTGGATTACAGGAATATGCTTACTGCTTGTATGCATTTTCTTATACCCTTATTTGGATTTTTCTCTCGGCAGATATATACATAGGAAACGAGAGACAAGACGACGTTATCCGCTTAGAAAAGGTCAGCTACAATTGATTACAAATGGTGCTGATTTATATAAAAATTATTTTGATGATCTTCGCAAATCAACATCTACCATACATATCCTTTTTTATATTGTAAAAGATGATCGCTTTAGTGCAGCTTTTTTTGATGTACTAAAAGAGCAGGCACAAAAAGGCGTGCAAGTTCGACTTCTCCTAGACTGGTTCGGCAGCAGAAATGTCCCTAAAAAATGGATTTCTGAAGCCCGCGATCTAGGGATCAAAATTGAATTTTGTCATAGGCCTCATTTTCCTTTTTACTTTTTCACGCTTCAACAAAGGAATCACCGAAAAATTACGATTATCGACGGTAAGATAGGATATTTAGGCGGTTACAATATTGGCAAAGAATATATTGACCTTGATCCAAAATTATCACCGTGGCGCGACTACCATATTCGAATTACCGGAGAAAGCGTTGCTGATATACAACAGGAATTCCTCATCGACTGGAAGCGCGCTACACATGCGGATGTTAATGCAGATCCCATATCTTTTTCCGACCAACCCGAAAATATGGAGCATTACCTATTTCCTTCAGAGGGGATAGATGTGGAAGAAAAACTTGTTCAATTAATGGAAAAGGCACAAAAGACAGTCATCATCGGCACACCTTATTTCGTACCACCAAAGAGGTTATTTACTGCTATCGAAGCTGCACTTACTAGAGGTGTTTCTGTATCCGTACTTGTTCCAGAAAAATCGGATCATCCAATTGTTAAAGAAGCTTCTTTTCGTTATTTAAAAAGAGTTCTTGCTGGTGGCGGAACGGTTTACCAGTTTCAACATGGATTTTTTCACGCAAAAGTAATTGTCATTGATGGACTTATCTGTGATATTGGCACAGCAAACTTCGATAGAAGAAGCATTCTGTTAAATCATGAAATTAATTGCTTTATATATGACCGCGCTTTTATTGCAGATGTTGAAGAAGCATTAGCTGAAGATATTCGCCACTCGACTAAACTAACTTTAGAAGGTTTAAAAAAAGTAAGAGGATTCGCACGAGTAAAAGCATGGATTGGTAAATTGGTCGAAGGATTATTATAG